One Armatimonadota bacterium genomic window carries:
- a CDS encoding TatD family deoxyribonuclease, with the protein MLNLFDSHTHLDDGAFDPDRAAVLDRARAAGVGGFVTIGTSLASSRRAVALAEQHGDVFAAVAIHPHDAGDATPEAMRELAALARHPRVVAVGETGLDYYRTFAPREAQASAFRAHLDLAREMNLPVIVHNRDAHQDAMRILDEGAPSAVVMHCFSGSIEIARSFLDRNCYLGLGGPLTYRNARRTQEVARFVPPDRLLLETDAPYLPPEPHRGRRNEPAHLPLVAWAAAHARGVSAGTVAEITTSNARVVFNLAQFVAHS; encoded by the coding sequence ATCCTCAACCTCTTCGACTCTCACACTCACCTGGACGACGGGGCTTTTGACCCCGACCGGGCGGCCGTGCTGGACCGTGCCCGGGCTGCGGGAGTGGGCGGGTTCGTCACCATCGGCACATCGCTGGCCTCCAGCCGCCGTGCCGTGGCCCTCGCAGAACAGCACGGGGATGTGTTCGCGGCCGTGGCCATTCATCCCCACGACGCGGGTGATGCCACGCCCGAGGCAATGCGCGAACTGGCGGCGCTGGCCCGTCATCCCAGAGTGGTGGCCGTGGGTGAAACCGGGCTCGACTACTACCGTACGTTTGCACCGCGGGAGGCCCAGGCGAGCGCGTTCCGCGCGCACCTGGACCTGGCGCGTGAGATGAACCTCCCGGTGATCGTCCACAACCGTGACGCCCATCAGGACGCGATGCGAATCCTGGACGAAGGCGCGCCCTCGGCAGTTGTCATGCACTGCTTCTCCGGATCAATCGAGATCGCCCGGTCCTTTCTGGACAGGAACTGCTATCTGGGGTTGGGCGGACCGTTGACCTACCGCAATGCGCGCCGGACCCAGGAGGTGGCGCGCTTCGTCCCTCCGGACCGGCTCCTCCTCGAAACCGACGCCCCGTACCTTCCGCCTGAGCCGCACCGTGGCCGGCGCAACGAGCCGGCCCATCTACCTCTGGTGGCCTGGGCCGCGGCACACGCCCGCGGCGTCTCCGCCGGCACGGTTGCCGAGATTACGACGTCCAACGCCAGGGTGGTCTTCAACCTCGCGCAGTTTGTGGCGCACTCGTGA